The stretch of DNA CGTTGCGCTTGCGCTCGAACGCAATCCCGAGGCCGTGGCGGCCATGAAGGCAGCGAATTGGGAAATCGCCAGCCACGGTTTGCGCTGGATCGATTACCAGGACATTCCGGAAGAAGCGGAGCGAGAGCACATCCGGCAAGCCATCGCGCTGCATGCCGAAGTGACCGGCGAGCGTCCGCTCGGCTGGTATCAGGGCCGCACCAGCCCCAACACGGCGCGTCTGGTCGCGGAGGAGGGTGGATTTATTTATGACGCCGATTCGTATGCCGACGATCTGCCCTATTACGATCGCACCCATGACCGGGCACAATTAATCGTACCCTATACGCTCGATGTGAATGACATGAAGTTCGCGGCGTTGAACGGATTCACGGAAGGCGAACAGTTCTTTCGCTACCTGCGCGACAATTTCGACATGCTTTATGAGGAAGGCGGCCGCATGATGTCGGTAGGGCTGCATTGCCGTCTGGTCGGCAAGCCCGCGCGCGCCCGCGCCCTGCGACGTTTCCTGGCTTATGTGCGCGAACGCGAGGATGTCTGGGTTGCCACGCGGTTGGACATCGCCAAACACTGGTTGGAGACGCATCCGGCATGATCGACGCTGCGTCCGAAGAAGCATTCGTCGCCCGCTTTGGCGATTTATACGAACATTCGCCTTGGATCGCGCGCGAGGCGTGGCGTGCGCGCCCGTTCGCCGATGCCGATGCGTTTCTGGCGGCCCTTTCCGCCGTGGTGCGACGTTCGGGGGAGGAGAAGCAACGCGCGCTCGTGCAGGCGCACCCCGAATTGGCGCGCAAATTCGGCGTCGATTCCGAACTCGGGCGTCTTTCAGCGTCCGAGCAGGCCGGGGCAGGGCTGGATCGGCTGTCACCTGAGGAATTCACCCAATTTCGTGCGCTCAACGATGCTTACCGCGCGCGCTTCGATATGCCATTCGTCATTTGCGTGCGTAAAGCCGATAAGGCGAGTATTCGAAGCGAATTGGAGCGGCGCCTAGCGCAATCGCCAAAAGAGGAACTTGAGGAAGCCTTGCGCCAGATCGATCAGATTGCGGCGTTGAGATTGAAGGACAAGTTGGCATCATGACGACACTTTCCACTCATGTTCTCGATACCGCGAAGGGCTGCCCCGCAGCGGGTGTGACGGTCCGTTTGTTGCACGACGATCGGGTTGTGTTCGACGGCGTGACGAACCAGGATGGCCGTTGTCCTGAATTGCGTGAGATCGCACTGCCTTCCGGCGTTTATCAACTGGAATTCGCGGCAGCAGCGTATTTCCACGCGCAAGGCATGAAGCTTGCGGAACCCCCGTTTCTCAATGTGATCCCAATCGTTTTCGGCCTGGGAAACGAGGGGCATTATCACGTTCCGCTTTTACTTTCCCCCTATGGATATTCCACCTATCGCGGGAGCTAGCGCGCCTTCTATTTGCGAGTGTGTTTCATATCTGTTCGCAAGTTTCGTCCCAATAATTATTTGATGAAACATTGCGTCATCACGGCGTTGTGGTCGCAGGTCTACGAAAAAGGATGACAGAAAATGGCCACCGATACGGAAAACACCTTTCTTACCGATGTGAACATGCTGCGCGAGCGTGCAAAACAATCACTCGATAACGGTGCGCTCATGCCGAGCTATAAAGGCGACGTGCAGAAGACGATCGATTTGTTGCAATCTGTGGTTGCTACGGAGTTGGTCTGTGTGCTGCGCTATACGATGAACTCGATCTCGGTCGAGGGTCTGACGAGCGAAAGCGTCGGCGCGGAATTCGCCGAACACGCCAAGGACGAGCGCAAGCATATGCTGGGAGCGGCGGAACGTATCGATCAACTCGGCGGCGTGCCGAACTTCGATCCGGAAGGCTTGGCGAGCCGTTCGGCCACCGAATATGGCAAGGCTGGCACGTTGATCGATATGGTAAAGCAAAATCTCATCGCAGAACGCGTCGTGATCGAACATTACCAAGAACTGATCCGCTATTTCGGCGACAACGATCCTACGACGCGCATCATGCTGGAAGGCTTCCTTGCGGAAGAAGAAGATCATGCAACCGACATGCACGATCTGCTCGTTGCGCATGAAGGCAAGCCTTTTCTTTCGTAAGGCGACTTCTCTGCATCAAAAAGCCGGGTCTATCGCCCGGCTTTCTTTGTTGTTTCAGTAAGATTTCAGCAGTCGGTCCAGATAGTCCAATTCGCTCTGCGGGCGGGTTCGGTCTGAATCGCGATGGCGCAATTCGCGTTCGATCTCGCGAGCGCGGTCTCGGGAATTGGCTTCGGGAATCTGGCCATCTGTATCCATGTCCTGATTGCCCTTGCCTAGTTTGCGGCCCAACGGATCGCGGTCCGACTTTTTATCCTGCTGCGCTTCGTCGCCCTCATCGTCCTGATCGCCGCCGTTTTTTCCAGCTTTCGCAGCACCTTGGCTATGGCCGCCTTTCCCCATGGTCGGCAAAAGAGCGATCGGCCCGCCGCCATGCGATTTGCCTTTCTGCGCTTGGCTCATTTGCTGGCCAGCTTCCGCCAGATCCTTCAAAACTTGCTGCTCCGCCGCCTGCGCTTCGATATCCTGCGCATGGGAAAGCGCATGACGCACTTTCTTCATATCGGCGTCGGCTTTGGTTAGCCCTTCGAGATTTTTGCCGGTCAGCGTTTTTACATCGTCATTGAGAAGCCGATCGACACGATGCAGCGCGCGTTGGGTTGCATGATCGTCACGGCGTTGATCGTCCTGCGCGGCTTGCGTGGCGGGATCGAGCGGAGAAGGAGTGACGTCCTGCGGTAGTGGCGCTTCTTGCTGTTGCGTCTGTTCCATTCCTGGCGGGGGCTTGAGGCCCAACCGGCGCAGCAATTCGGAGGTCGGCATATTGGCCAGATCCTGCCCGCCCGCAGCATCGGCGTTCTGATCGTTCTCGGACAATATTCTTTGCTTCGCACCGAGGCGCGATTGAACGTGATCGAGAAGTTTGGTCTGGTTTTTCACCAAATCGCGCAAGGCGCCTCGTTGCGCCTGTGCTTCCGCCTGGGCCTGGAGTTGCTTGGCGATATTGGCCAAATCCTCCGGCGTGGCGTTGCGCATGCGCTCGGTCATGCTTTCCAGTTCCTGGAGGCGGCGCATGGCGTCTTCTCCATGACCATTGGCGGCATCGGATTGCAACCGCCGCATCAGACGTGAAAGCGCGTCGTCGGAATCGCTTCCATTCTGGCCCATATCGGGCATCGCGCCGCCTTCCATCATCGCGCGTTGCATGAGCGATTGCAGGCGGCGGCTGAGCGCCTCGCGCAAGGTGGTCATGCGCCGGGCCAGTTCTTCCTGCTCCTCAGTGGTGTGGCCCGCGCGGCCGAGTTGCCGCATGTGGTCGAGTTGCGCCTGCACGGCGGCTTGCGCTGCACGAATATCGAGATTGGCCAAGGCTGTTTCCCGGTCTTCTCGGCGGATGTCTTCCAAATAGAGCGCCACGGCCCAGGTCAGGCCGAGTGTTTGCTCCTTCGCATCCGGAACATCGGGATCGGTCAACATGCTCGCAGCAAGATCGAGCGTGAGAATCGCGCCGGTTTCTTGCGAGGGAAGCGCTTCAGTCAAAGCTCGCAGATCGTCCGACGCCGCCAGGCGATTTTCTTCGCCCAACCCAAGGCGGTGACGCAGCGCTACCAGGGCTTTGGCGATCGGATCATGAAAGACCCGTTCAGGCAGTTTGAACGTTGAGGCTTGGCTGCGCGCATGGAGGCCACTGGCGCTGGTGGCGAACAATGTGGCTTCCACTTCTTCTCCCGCCCAAGAATCGGCAGAGAGATCGGGCGTCGCTACGCCATGGGCCTGATGCGGTCGTCCGTTCAACGGGATCGGCACGCGCAGTACGCGGGGGTCGTTTCCTTTTTTTAGCCGGATTTCGGCCTGAAGTTCCGTGATGCCATGCGCTTGGGCGACTTTCCAGGGTAGCGTCGTGCGCCAGCCGTCCTTTTCCTGTCCCGGCTTTCCTTCCCAGGCGACATCGGGGGCGAGGTCGGGCTGCACGGAGAGGTGCCAATCCGCGACGGTGCGCCCGCGTGCCCGAACCAGCAAATCGCCGCTGCCATTGAGGATGCCGTGCAGGGTCCAGCTTTTGCGATCGAGCGCATGCGCGTCCGGACGACCAATATCCGTGCCCGTCAAATAAGGTGCGCTGGAAACGCCGGTGATCGTTGCGGTAAGGCGCGCGCCTTGCGGAATGCTGGCATTGCCGTGGCGGCCTTCGAGGAAAACAGGCGCGCCGGGGGCATAATCCGGCAGATCGATCCAAGCCTGAATTTGCGGTAACGGAACATCGGCGTCGTCGGTGCCGGGCACGAACGCGGCATAGAGGCGAGATGGCGCGGAACTGCCGGCAATCGCACCGGCTGCGAGCAAGACCGCGCCGAGCACCACCCAACCGATGCGCTCTTTCGATTTCAGGCGCGGATGCGGCCAACCGGTGCGCAGATTGCCGATTTGCGCGGCGACGCGCGCGGCATGTTGTTTCCAAACGCTGTCATGCCCCGGCTCGGCAGGATGATCGTGCAGCGTCAGTAAAGGTTGAAACGGCAGATGCGAGGCGCGCTCGATTCGCTGATCGATCTGTAAAGGTGTCGGGCGGGGCAGGCGCGCGAGACCGCGGATGGCGAGTGCGATGGCGCTGGACGCCACCCCGGCCAATAGAAGCGCATGAAGACTATCCGGCAGGCTCTGCGGTAAGCGGACAAGGCCCGCCAAAGCATAGCCACCCACCATGGCCACCGGCAAACGCAACGCGGGCCAAGCATTCTCCGCCAGCAAAACCCAACGTGCGCGCCGCCGTGCACGTGAAAGGCGCGAACCTAAGGGAAGCAGGTTTTTGACGTTGCTCGGTTGCGTCGCGGGTGCTGTCGTCATTGTGTCTCCAGCCAATCGGGCAACATTTCGCCCGTCCACAACGCATCCACGGGTTGGCGTGCGCGGATTTGCTGCCACTGGCCGTTCTCGACCATGGCCTGAGCGGCAAAAGGGCGTGAGTTGTAGGTTGAACTCATGACCGCGCCATAAGCGCCGCTATCGAGGATGGCGACGACATCGCCCGGTTGCAAGGCGGGAAGTGGTCGCGCGGTCGCAAAGACATCGCTGCTTTCACACACAGGGCCGACAACGGTCTGAGGCACGAGATCGGCATGGGCGCGTTCGGGAGAGAGCGGAACGATGCCATGCCATGAACCGTAAAGGCTGGGGCGTGCGAGATCGTTCATCGCCGCGTCCAGAATAAGAAAATTCGGAACGCCCTCGGGCTGATGTTTGGTGTCGATCACGGATGTCAGAAGAACGCCCGCCGGGGCGGCCAGCCATCGACCCGGCTCAATGGCGAGGCGCACATCCAAATCGCCGAGCGTTTCGCGGATGGCTCCCGCCAGCGCCGAAGGCGGCGGGGCGAGTTCGTCACGATAGCGAATGCCGAGGCCGCCCCCGCAATCGACCGTTTCGACGCTTAAACCTTGCGCCCGCAGCGTGCGCACCATCTCTGCCACGCGCGCATAAGCGGCTTTGAAGGGGGCGGGGCTGAGAATCTGGCTCCCGATATGCGTGGCGAGGCCGATCGGTTCGATTCCCGGCAGGGCGGCGGCTTCGGCATAGATAGCGGGGACGCGTTCCCAATCGATGCCGAATTTATCCCCCGCGCGGCCGGTGCTGATCTTGTCATGCGTGCCCGCATCGATATCGGGATTAACCCGCAATACGACACGCGCGGTCAAATCGAGATGTTGCGCCACGCTGGAAAGGCGGCGCAGTTCCTCGACGCTTTCGATGTTGATCTGTCCGATGCCATGGCGCAGGGCCAACGTCAGTTCGGCGTTGGTCTTGCCGACGCCTGAGAACACGATATGCGCGGGGTCGATTCCCGCATGAACCGCGCGCAGGAACTCTCCTCCGCTGACGACATCCGCGCCGCAGCCTTCCTCTCGCAGCACCGTCAAGGTGGCGAGATGATCGTTAGCTTTCATCGCATAATGCAGCGCGACATCCAAACCGGCCTGGACGAAGGCGTGATGCAGGTTCCGCGTGCGCCGCCGTAGCGTTCCCGCGCCCGTAATCCAACAGGGCGTGCCGAGCCGCTCGGCAATCAGATGCAGTGGCACGTCTTCGAAAAGGAGGCCGTCCTGCACATCCATACGAAGAGAAGGGCGGGAGGCGAGCAAGCTGAGCGTGTCTGGGTCCGGGCGTGTCATGGCGTATAGATTACCGAGGCATGGGGGCGCTTCCAAGGAGAAGCATCGCCGATATAGGGTGGTTTTTATGACAGATGAACTGATTCAAGCCGCAATTCATATCCGCAAGCGCGCCTATGCGCCTTATTCCAAATTTCTCGTAGGCGCGGCCCTGCGTTGCGAAGGCGTGGTTTATGCCGGTTGCAACGTCGAGAATGCGGCTTATCCGCTGGGCAGTTGTGCCGAAGCCGGTGCGATTTCCGCCATGGTAGCGGGTGGAGGCCGCCAGATCGAAGAGATCGTGATTGTTGGCAATGGCGATGTGGCTTGCACGCCTTGCGGTGGATGCCGCCAACGTTTGCGCGAGTTCGGTCGCCCGGACCTGGTTGTGCGGATGGTGAGCGAAAGCGGCGAGACGAAATTGGTGCGCACTCTAGGGGCGTTGCTGCCCGATGCGTTCGGGCCGGAAAATCTGGCGTGAAAATCTGGGGCTGCTTCGCGGCGCTGATATGCTGGGGGCAGGGGGCAATGGCCGAACCCATTTTACTGCCTGGAATTGGCGCCGGGGTGCGGCATAATGTGGATGTCAGCAAAAGCCCATGGCGAATTCTGGGCCGCGTGCAGACGGAACTCGGAACGCGCTGCACCGGTTTTCTCGTAGCGCCTTCCGTCATCGAGACGGCGGCGCATTGTTTATGGCTTCCCCAGACCGAGCATTATATTCAGCCTTCCAGCGTGCATTTTCTTCTCGGCTACGATGCGGGCGATTTCCGGGCGACGGCGCGAGGCGTGCGGATCATCATCCCGCCCGGCTACGATCCTCACTATGAAATCCGCACGGGCCAGGCCGATCATGCCACGATCATCTTGGATCATCCGATGGTGTCCAACCGGGAGATTCTCCCCTCGATTGCGCCTTCCGTCGGTCAGCAGGCCATGTTGGCGGGGTATGAGCAAGATCGTGGAGAGATCGCTTTCGGAGATGTTCATTGCCGAATCACAGCGATTCGGGGGCGCCTTCTCGATCACGATTGCGCTGCCACGCATGGCGCGAGCGGCGCGCCGCTGTTGCTTTTAGGGCCGCAGGGATGGGGCATTGGCGGCATCGATATCTGGGCGCAGGCGGAAAAGGGCGGCACGGCGATACGTGTTTCGGACTAATGCCGTGACGCCACGGATTTCAGAAATATTGCTCGCTCGTAAAACGGTCTGTCCATTTCCTCGTTAGGTGTTTGAGTATGTTTTAGAGGCGATAGGAAAGATGTCCGCGCTGTTACCTTCATCCAGCATTATTCCGCCCGCAGTACTGATCGTCGAAGATCAAGCGCTTTTGCGTTTTCTAGCGGCGGATATGGTCGAGGAAGCTGGTTTTACCGCGCTTGTCGCGGAGGATGCGACGCAGGCCATCATGATGATGGAGCGGCATCCTGGAATCAGAACGGTATTTTCTGATATCGATATGCCCGGCGCGATGAATGGCTTGGAATTGGCACGCTATATCAGCCGTTTTTGGCCGCCCGTTGGTATTGTGCTGACCTCGGGAATGTGCCCCGATATGAAGGGCGCGCTCCCACCAGACGGTATTTTCCTGCCCAAACCCTATCTTTTTCATGAAGTTACGGCGGCGCTGCATCGTCTTGTGCATTAAGGATCAGGAATGACTGAAAAGGGCTTGGTAATCATAACGGGGGGCGGCCGGGGCATCGGGTGCGCTATCGCGAAAACATTGGCGCATGACGGTTATACCGTTGCCATCACCTACACCAAATCTCCAGATGTCGCCGAACGCGTCGTCCGTGAGATCGCCGAAAGCGGCGGGCGGGCGAAAGCCTATCAGGCAAACGTCACACAGCCCGCGCAAATTACGGCTCTCTTTAAAGATGCGATTGATGAATTGGGACCGCTCTACGGCTTTGTGAACAATGCCGGCGTTACGGGCGAACGCGCGTTGATCGCTGATCAGAAGCCCGAAGATCTGCAAGAACTGATTGCGACTAACGTCACTGGGAGCCTTATTGCCGCGGGGGAAGCCGTTAAGCATCTTTCCACCAAGCGTGGCGGAAAAGGCGGCGTGATCGTCAACATCTCCTCAGTCGCCGCGCGGTTAGGCGGATTGCCTGGGCTGGTGGCTTATGCTGCGACGAAAGGGGCGATCGAGACCTTTACGAAAGGCTTGGCCAACGAAGTGGCGCGGGAAGGCGTGCGCGTGAACGCGGTGGCGCCCGGCCTGACCGATACGGAAATGGTCACTGAAGAGACAGCGGAAAAAATCGGCGAGCATGTGCCGATGGGACGAATCGGTAAGCCCGAAGAAATTGCCGATGCCGTGCTTTATCTGCTCTCGGATCGCGCGTCCTACATTACTGGAACGACGTTAACGGTTTCCGGCGGGCGATAGGTTTTTAAGGAAATGTGGCGCACCCGAAAGGACTCGAACCTCTAACCCCCAGATTCGTAGTCTGGTGCTCTATCCAATTGAGCTACGGGTGCGTAACAGGCCGTTAAACGACCTGATGGATATATGGCGCACCCGAAAGGACTCGAACCTCTAACCCCCAGATTCGTAGTCTGGTGCTCTATCCAATTGAGCTACGGGTGCGTCGTGGGCGGGTTCTTACCGAGTTGTGCCCGACCCTGCAAGAGGGCCGGGAAAGATTTTTTTTCTTCAACGTGTTGGGCGGGTCATCGTGATGTGGGCGCGGCAAGAAGGCGAACCATAGGTTCCGCCAATAGCCTGACCGACGGGATAGCCGTTGAAAACGATCGCATATGGTTTGCGGTTGGCGTCCGTCATTTGAAGCTGCGCATGGAAATGAAGATTGTCCGGTCCGCGCACGCCTTTAAGAACGAGAGCGCCATCGCCCGGCGTGAAGCTGATGGCATGCGCACCCAATTGCAGCGTCGAGTTCTGGTCGGTTGGGCAGGTGCCTTGATCCGTCACCAATGCGCCCGTCCAGATTCCAACCGGGTCGCGGTCCGGCGTGGAGGGGCCGGAACAGGCGGAAAGCAGCAACAAGCCCGTTCCCGCTACAGAAAGAAAAGAAAATTGAGGGGAGGGCTTGCGAAGACGGCGCATGAGACTCTCTTTTGCGTTTAAATCAGACTCGGATGACATGTATGCGTTCGTTAAGGATGACGGTTGCACACGAACCTTTTATAGGATGGCCGCGAAAGCTGCATATGCCTGTTGGAAGTGAAAGATCGCCCTATGACCGTCCCTGAATCTCCGGCCACTGAGCAACTCGATCATCGTCTTCATGACGATCGGGTGCTGATTCTCGATTTCGGAAGCCAGGTTACGCAATTGATCGCACGGCGCGTGCGCGAAAGCGGCGTGTATTGCGAAATCTGGCCTTTCACGGTGGATGCGGCCCGCATCAGTGCTTTTGCGCCGAAGGGGATCATCCTCTCCGGCGGCCCGGCCAGCGTTCACGATGTGAACTCGCCCCGCGTGCCGGAAATCGTTTTCGATTTGAACGTGCCGGTTCTGGGCATCTGCTACGGCCAGCAGGCCATGTGCCTTCAACTGGGTGGCAAAGTCGAAACGCACGAACATCGCGAGTTCGGCCGTGCGCATATCGAGATCGCCGAGGATTGCGCGCTGTTCCGCGGCACGTGGTCACGCGGGCACCGCGAGCAGGTTTGGATGAGCCATGGCGACCGCGTTACGCAATTGCCGCCGGGCTTCCGCGCCGTTGCATGGTCCGAAGGTGCGCCGTTCGCGATCATCGCCGATGAAGGTCGCCGCCTCTACGGCGTGCAGTTCCACCCTGAAGTGGTCCACACCCCGCATGGCGCGGCGCTGCTGCGCAATTTCACGCACGATGTCGTCGGTTGCAAAGGCACCTGGACGATGGCCGGTTTCCGCGATTTGGAGATTGCGCGCATCCGCGATCAGGTTGGCAGCGGGCGCGTTATTTGCGGCTTGTCCGGTGGCGTGGATTCGTCGGTAGCGGCCAAGCTGATCCACGATGCGATCGGTGATCAACTCACCTGTATTTTCGTCGATCCAGGCATTATGCGGGCGAATGAGGCGGAAGAAGTCGTCAAGACGTTCCGTGGGCGTTTCAACATCCGCCTGGTTCATCGCGATGCATCCGATCTGTTCCTCGGCGCTTTGGCGGGCGTTACCGATCCGGAGATCAAGCGTAAGACGATTGGGCGGCTTTTCGTCGAAGTGTTCGAGGAAGAAGCGGCCAAGCTGGGCGGCGCTCAATTCTTGGCGCAGGGTACGCTTTATCCCGACGTCATCGAATCCGTCAGCTTCACCGGAGGGCCTTCGGTCACGATCAAGTCGCATCACAATGTGGGCGGCCTGCCGGAGCGCATGAACATGCAGCTTGTCGAGCCGCTGCGAGAATTGTTCAAGGATGAGGTGCGGGCTCTGGGCCGCGAACTTGGAATTCCCGAAAATATCGTCGGGCGGCATCCCTTCCCAGGGCCGGGTCTTGCCATCCGTATTCCGGGCGCGGTGGACCGTGAGAAGCTCGATCTTCTACGGAAGGTGGATGCGATTTATCTCGAAGAAATCCGCAATGCCGGTCTTTACGACGCGATCTGGCAGGCTTTTGCCGTGCTGCTTCCTGTTCGCACCGTTGGCGTGATGGGAGATGGCCGCACTTACGATCAGGCTTGCGCCCTACGCGCCGTCACCAGCACGGACGGTATGACGGCGGAAGTCTATCCCTTCGATTTCGGATTCCTCAATCGCGTGGCAGGCCGAATCGTCAATGAAGTGCGTGGCATCAACCGCGTTACCTACGACATCACCTCCAAGCCGCCGGGTACGATCGAATGGGAATGATACGCGGCCATCGCGCGTAAAAAACTTTTTAAAACCTTTTCCGGCGCATGTTTATCAAGCGATGGAAGAAGTGTTTCATTGAAATCAATGGAGAAAACAGGGCCCTTCAATATTGAAGGGTCTTTTTTTGCTCGTAAAACGCGCTCTCTAGAAATATGGCAAATTGTTTCTAGAGAGCGAATTTGATACAAATTTGCGAGAGCCTCACTACTGACAGTTCGTTACGGTGCGGGCTAGAATCTCGGCACATAGACGCACTAAATTTCGAACCCATCCGTTTCGTTCAAATCATCTTTCGAACGCGGCGTTCTTTGTGTTAAGCGATTTTTGTCTGCAATGTTTTGACATAAGAGGACGCCGTTGAAATTGCGGGTTTTGCTGGCATCGCGTTTGAGAATTGCGCCGTATCGCACGTCGTTATTGCTTGGAATTTCTTGTGGATACGCTTTTTTGCCCCTTTCGGCGCAGGCGGATGATGGTTCCGCCGCGCGCTTAGAGCAGGAAATGATGCGTCTGCAAGCGGCGCAAGCGCATGTGCAGCAGGAACAACGCGAAATCGAGCGAGATTTGGCGCTCGTGCGGGGCGAACTCGTCAAGCATCTCGGCAAAGCGCATGTGGAAACGGCGACGGCACATTCCGCCAAGCCGTCATCTCCTCGAGCCTTGAAAGCTGACGGCGTAGAAGCGCCCGCGCGTCATGGCGAACCAATGGAGGAAAAATTCGCGGATCGGACAATGCGATCTTCCTCCTCGGCGCATCGTCGCGGCGTGCCGGAGACAACCGGCGCGATCTTGGCGCAAGAGCGGAAGAACGCGCAAAGCGCGCCTTCGAATCTCGCGAACGAAGATCGCGTCGTTCCAGCGGGAGGCGGGAAATCCGTTTTGGATGTCGGGCCAGGAACCCAACTGGCGGTGATCGGCCGCCGGGCGGAAGACATCATGCCGCGCTTGGCGGAGAACGGCGTAGGGCCGCATCCGCGAGAAACTGCTGGCGGGCAGGCCGCTGGCGCGCTCGGCGATCACGGCGTTTTCCATTTCGGGCCTGTAACTCTTATTCTCGGTGGGTTCGTCGATACGGCATCGGTGCTGGAAAACCGGCATATCGCATCTGGCACGTTCAATTACTGGCAGGATATGCCCTATCCGAACCAGCCGCGTTACCACACCAACAATTTCGACGGCAGCGCCCGCTACAGCCGTCTTTCCTTGTTGGCGCGTGGCAATATCGACCCGGAAACGACTATTTCCGGCTTCTTCGAATCGGATTTCGGTTCGGGTGCGGTAACGACCGATCCTTATGAGAGCAACAGCTACGCGTTCCGGTTGCGCCAAGCTTATCTCGCTTTCGACGATAACCGCGATCAACTGCATCTTTTGGCAGGCCAGGCATGGAGCATGTTGACGCCTGGTCGTATCGGCATCGTGGCGCGTCAGGAGAGCTTACCGGAAACCATCGAGGCCTCCATGTTGGCGGGGCAGACATGGTCCCGGCAATTGCAGGTGCGTGTGGTGAAGGATTTCTTTGATCATCGCCTCTGGGCCGGTATCTCGGTTGAAAATCCCGCGACGCTCTACGATACGACTGGTTTTACGAACAATAATGGTGCCGTTTCCATGCCGAATGGCGCGATCGCCACGATTGGGGAAAACGGTGTTGGATTGACGAACGATACGGCCAATTTTTCCAATGAGATCGCTCCGGATGTGATCGGTAAACTCGCTTACGATCCGACTTGGGGCCATTATGAAGTGGAAGGGATTATGCATTTCCCGCATGATCGCGTCACGATCAACCATAGCGGCCATAACAATACGGCAGTCGGTGGCGGTGGCGGCGGCTCCATCATCTTTCCGGTCGTTCCCGGCAAAGTCGAGGTTCGTTTGGCCGGTTTGGCTGGCTGGGGCATCAACCGTTACGGCTCGGTGTTGCTGCCGGACGCGACATTGAATGCCGCAGGCGCGCCCGTTCCGCTTTTCGGTGTGCAGGCTCAGGCGGGTGTCATCGCTCAT from Kozakia baliensis encodes:
- the lysA gene encoding diaminopimelate decarboxylase; translated protein: MTRPDPDTLSLLASRPSLRMDVQDGLLFEDVPLHLIAERLGTPCWITGAGTLRRRTRNLHHAFVQAGLDVALHYAMKANDHLATLTVLREEGCGADVVSGGEFLRAVHAGIDPAHIVFSGVGKTNAELTLALRHGIGQINIESVEELRRLSSVAQHLDLTARVVLRVNPDIDAGTHDKISTGRAGDKFGIDWERVPAIYAEAAALPGIEPIGLATHIGSQILSPAPFKAAYARVAEMVRTLRAQGLSVETVDCGGGLGIRYRDELAPPPSALAGAIRETLGDLDVRLAIEPGRWLAAPAGVLLTSVIDTKHQPEGVPNFLILDAAMNDLARPSLYGSWHGIVPLSPERAHADLVPQTVVGPVCESSDVFATARPLPALQPGDVVAILDSGAYGAVMSSTYNSRPFAAQAMVENGQWQQIRARQPVDALWTGEMLPDWLETQ
- a CDS encoding DUF4175 domain-containing protein, giving the protein MTTAPATQPSNVKNLLPLGSRLSRARRRARWVLLAENAWPALRLPVAMVGGYALAGLVRLPQSLPDSLHALLLAGVASSAIALAIRGLARLPRPTPLQIDQRIERASHLPFQPLLTLHDHPAEPGHDSVWKQHAARVAAQIGNLRTGWPHPRLKSKERIGWVVLGAVLLAAGAIAGSSAPSRLYAAFVPGTDDADVPLPQIQAWIDLPDYAPGAPVFLEGRHGNASIPQGARLTATITGVSSAPYLTGTDIGRPDAHALDRKSWTLHGILNGSGDLLVRARGRTVADWHLSVQPDLAPDVAWEGKPGQEKDGWRTTLPWKVAQAHGITELQAEIRLKKGNDPRVLRVPIPLNGRPHQAHGVATPDLSADSWAGEEVEATLFATSASGLHARSQASTFKLPERVFHDPIAKALVALRHRLGLGEENRLAASDDLRALTEALPSQETGAILTLDLAASMLTDPDVPDAKEQTLGLTWAVALYLEDIRREDRETALANLDIRAAQAAVQAQLDHMRQLGRAGHTTEEQEELARRMTTLREALSRRLQSLMQRAMMEGGAMPDMGQNGSDSDDALSRLMRRLQSDAANGHGEDAMRRLQELESMTERMRNATPEDLANIAKQLQAQAEAQAQRGALRDLVKNQTKLLDHVQSRLGAKQRILSENDQNADAAGGQDLANMPTSELLRRLGLKPPPGMEQTQQQEAPLPQDVTPSPLDPATQAAQDDQRRDDHATQRALHRVDRLLNDDVKTLTGKNLEGLTKADADMKKVRHALSHAQDIEAQAAEQQVLKDLAEAGQQMSQAQKGKSHGGGPIALLPTMGKGGHSQGAAKAGKNGGDQDDEGDEAQQDKKSDRDPLGRKLGKGNQDMDTDGQIPEANSRDRAREIERELRHRDSDRTRPQSELDYLDRLLKSY
- a CDS encoding trypsin-like serine peptidase, whose product is MAEPILLPGIGAGVRHNVDVSKSPWRILGRVQTELGTRCTGFLVAPSVIETAAHCLWLPQTEHYIQPSSVHFLLGYDAGDFRATARGVRIIIPPGYDPHYEIRTGQADHATIILDHPMVSNREILPSIAPSVGQQAMLAGYEQDRGEIAFGDVHCRITAIRGRLLDHDCAATHGASGAPLLLLGPQGWGIGGIDIWAQAEKGGTAIRVSD
- the uraH gene encoding hydroxyisourate hydrolase, with translation MTTLSTHVLDTAKGCPAAGVTVRLLHDDRVVFDGVTNQDGRCPELREIALPSGVYQLEFAAAAYFHAQGMKLAEPPFLNVIPIVFGLGNEGHYHVPLLLSPYGYSTYRGS
- a CDS encoding ferritin-like domain-containing protein — encoded protein: MATDTENTFLTDVNMLRERAKQSLDNGALMPSYKGDVQKTIDLLQSVVATELVCVLRYTMNSISVEGLTSESVGAEFAEHAKDERKHMLGAAERIDQLGGVPNFDPEGLASRSATEYGKAGTLIDMVKQNLIAERVVIEHYQELIRYFGDNDPTTRIMLEGFLAEEEDHATDMHDLLVAHEGKPFLS
- a CDS encoding cytidine deaminase; the protein is MTDELIQAAIHIRKRAYAPYSKFLVGAALRCEGVVYAGCNVENAAYPLGSCAEAGAISAMVAGGGRQIEEIVIVGNGDVACTPCGGCRQRLREFGRPDLVVRMVSESGETKLVRTLGALLPDAFGPENLA
- a CDS encoding response regulator — translated: MSALLPSSSIIPPAVLIVEDQALLRFLAADMVEEAGFTALVAEDATQAIMMMERHPGIRTVFSDIDMPGAMNGLELARYISRFWPPVGIVLTSGMCPDMKGALPPDGIFLPKPYLFHEVTAALHRLVH
- the puuE gene encoding allantoinase PuuE translates to MQHYPRDLIGYGANPPDAKWPGGARIAVQFVLNYEEGAENSILHGDAGSEAFLSEMIGTRSILGARSMQMESLYEYGSRAGFWRLHRLFTQANLPLTVFGVALALERNPEAVAAMKAANWEIASHGLRWIDYQDIPEEAEREHIRQAIALHAEVTGERPLGWYQGRTSPNTARLVAEEGGFIYDADSYADDLPYYDRTHDRAQLIVPYTLDVNDMKFAALNGFTEGEQFFRYLRDNFDMLYEEGGRMMSVGLHCRLVGKPARARALRRFLAYVREREDVWVATRLDIAKHWLETHPA
- the uraD gene encoding 2-oxo-4-hydroxy-4-carboxy-5-ureidoimidazoline decarboxylase, with translation MIDAASEEAFVARFGDLYEHSPWIAREAWRARPFADADAFLAALSAVVRRSGEEKQRALVQAHPELARKFGVDSELGRLSASEQAGAGLDRLSPEEFTQFRALNDAYRARFDMPFVICVRKADKASIRSELERRLAQSPKEELEEALRQIDQIAALRLKDKLAS